Proteins encoded within one genomic window of Lysinibacillus sphaericus:
- a CDS encoding acyl-CoA carboxylase subunit beta — MDMFDKINDLYDRKTVIELGGGYERIEKQHDKGKLTARERIELLLDEGTFFEINPFITHRTVDFGMDKMEGPGDGVVTGFGKINGRPVYLFSQDFTVFGGALGEMHAKKMATVMDLAAKNGTPFIGINDSGGARIQEGVLSLDGYGHIFYRNAIYSGVIPQISVIMGPCAGGAVYSPAITDFILMVDKTSQMFITGPKVIETVTGEKISAEDLGGSKVNNAVSGNAHFRAPSEEAAINQIKQLLSYLPQNNKEKAPRQARPEGDDYRPEIVDTVPIETTRPYDVRKVVEQVVDEGSFMEVHSEFAKNVVVGFARIAGESVGLVCNQPKVLAGGLDIDSSDKAARFIRTCDAYNVPIITFEDVSGFFPGVKQEHGGIIRHGAKILYAYSEATVPKITVILRKAYGGAYVALNSKSIGADLVFSWPNAEIAVMGAAGAANIIFAREIAKSEDPEATRAAKIEEYKEKFANPYVAASRGMVDDVIDPRDTRIKLIQALDMLSNKHETRPEKKHGNIPL, encoded by the coding sequence ATGGATATGTTCGACAAAATTAATGACTTATATGATCGTAAGACGGTAATTGAGCTTGGCGGTGGCTATGAACGCATCGAAAAGCAACATGATAAAGGTAAATTAACAGCTCGTGAGCGTATTGAATTATTACTAGACGAAGGTACGTTTTTCGAGATTAACCCATTCATTACACACCGTACAGTAGACTTCGGTATGGACAAAATGGAAGGCCCTGGCGATGGTGTAGTAACAGGCTTTGGTAAAATTAACGGACGTCCAGTTTACTTATTCTCTCAAGATTTCACTGTTTTTGGTGGAGCGCTTGGTGAAATGCACGCTAAAAAAATGGCGACAGTAATGGATCTAGCAGCTAAAAACGGCACACCGTTTATCGGTATTAACGATTCAGGTGGCGCGCGTATTCAAGAGGGTGTTCTTTCTCTTGATGGTTACGGACACATCTTCTACCGTAATGCGATTTACTCTGGAGTAATTCCACAAATCTCTGTTATTATGGGACCTTGTGCGGGTGGAGCTGTTTATTCTCCAGCTATCACAGACTTTATCTTAATGGTTGATAAAACATCTCAAATGTTTATTACTGGACCAAAAGTAATTGAAACAGTAACAGGCGAAAAAATCTCTGCTGAAGACCTAGGTGGTTCAAAAGTAAACAATGCAGTAAGTGGTAACGCTCACTTCCGTGCACCATCTGAAGAAGCGGCAATCAATCAAATTAAACAATTATTAAGCTATTTACCACAAAATAATAAAGAAAAAGCACCACGTCAAGCACGACCAGAAGGTGACGATTACCGTCCAGAAATCGTGGATACTGTGCCAATCGAAACAACGCGTCCATACGATGTGCGTAAAGTTGTAGAACAAGTAGTGGACGAAGGTTCATTCATGGAAGTTCACTCAGAATTTGCGAAAAATGTCGTAGTTGGTTTTGCACGTATTGCTGGTGAATCTGTAGGTCTTGTATGTAACCAACCAAAAGTATTAGCTGGTGGTCTTGATATCGATTCTTCAGATAAGGCAGCTCGTTTCATTCGTACTTGTGACGCTTATAACGTGCCAATTATCACATTTGAAGACGTTTCTGGTTTCTTCCCAGGCGTAAAACAAGAGCATGGTGGTATTATCCGTCATGGTGCGAAAATCCTTTATGCATACTCTGAAGCAACTGTACCAAAAATTACAGTTATTCTACGTAAAGCATATGGTGGTGCGTACGTTGCACTTAACTCTAAATCAATCGGTGCTGACTTAGTATTCTCTTGGCCAAACGCTGAAATCGCAGTAATGGGTGCAGCAGGGGCAGCAAATATTATCTTTGCACGTGAAATTGCGAAGTCTGAAGATCCAGAAGCAACTCGTGCAGCAAAAATTGAAGAGTACAAAGAGAAATTCGCAAATCCTTATGTTGCGGCATCTCGTGGTATGGTAGACGATGTTATTGATCCTCGTGATACGCGTATCAAACTTATTCAAGCTCTAGATATGTTGTCAAATAAGCACGAAACACGTCCAGAGAAAAAACACGGAAACATTCCACTATAA
- the prli42 gene encoding stressosome-associated protein Prli42: MSNKKFQKVVVYAMIAIMVISSLAFGLSMLV, translated from the coding sequence ATGAGTAATAAAAAATTTCAAAAAGTCGTTGTTTATGCCATGATTGCCATCATGGTCATCTCATCTCTTGCATTCGGTTTATCAATGCTAGTTTAA
- the mce gene encoding methylmalonyl-CoA epimerase: MERVDHIGIAVRDLDERITYYTETLGLKLLKVEEVESQQVRVAFIDAGNVKIELLEPMSDKSAIHGFIEKRGEGIHHVAFGVTGIRERMAELREKGVRLLSEEPGPGAGGAEVAFMHPKSSFGVLYELCDKSGKGEK, from the coding sequence ATGGAGAGAGTAGACCATATTGGGATTGCAGTGCGCGATCTAGATGAACGCATTACATATTATACAGAAACTTTAGGTTTAAAGTTGCTGAAAGTGGAAGAGGTTGAATCTCAACAGGTTCGTGTTGCTTTTATTGACGCTGGCAATGTGAAAATTGAGTTACTTGAACCGATGAGCGACAAAAGCGCTATTCACGGATTCATCGAAAAACGTGGCGAAGGCATTCACCATGTTGCATTCGGTGTAACAGGAATTCGTGAACGCATGGCAGAACTTCGTGAAAAAGGCGTGCGTCTTTTGTCGGAAGAGCCAGGACCAGGTGCAGGTGGCGCAGAGGTTGCTTTCATGCATCCTAAATCATCTTTCGGTGTGTTATATGAATTATGCGATAAAAGTGGAAAAGGGGAAAAGTGA
- a CDS encoding aromatic acid exporter family protein, with product MNAAGWEAVDLKKFSIGYRTLKTAVGAAIAIAIAQYFELASYASAGILTILCVQPTKKKSLHAAYTRFVASIIGMLYAFLSFELFSYHPLTLAGMLVLFIPTIVSLKVADGFVSSAVIIMHIYAAKGFSYDLVTNELALMAIGYGTGIAINMYMPDIQKELNYYRVKIEELYSKIFLEIASYLRQGDTLWDGQELIQAVKTLNDAKSLAFKDVENHFTRRQNDYYVYFDMREQQLEIIERVLPKITALPVIVQEAEIVADFVQDLGEHVHSGNTAGRYREKLELAKRDFAKLPLPTNHQEFIAQAALYQFIEEMDRYLEIKQSFKGLKVERKRPQ from the coding sequence ATGAATGCTGCAGGATGGGAGGCAGTCGACTTGAAGAAATTTTCAATCGGCTATCGTACATTAAAAACAGCAGTCGGAGCAGCAATCGCCATTGCGATTGCGCAGTATTTTGAATTGGCTTCATATGCTTCAGCCGGTATTCTAACGATTCTATGTGTGCAGCCAACAAAGAAAAAATCCCTTCATGCTGCTTATACTCGCTTTGTCGCAAGCATTATTGGAATGCTGTATGCATTTTTGAGCTTTGAGCTATTTTCTTATCACCCGTTAACATTAGCAGGAATGCTTGTATTGTTTATACCGACGATTGTTTCGTTAAAGGTAGCAGATGGCTTTGTATCAAGTGCGGTGATTATTATGCATATTTACGCAGCTAAGGGCTTTTCGTATGATTTGGTAACGAATGAGTTAGCCTTAATGGCAATTGGTTATGGTACGGGAATCGCCATTAATATGTATATGCCAGACATTCAAAAGGAATTAAATTACTATAGAGTTAAAATAGAGGAACTGTACAGTAAGATTTTTTTAGAAATTGCCAGCTATTTAAGACAGGGTGATACGTTATGGGATGGACAAGAACTGATTCAAGCAGTCAAAACGTTGAATGATGCAAAATCATTAGCCTTTAAAGATGTAGAAAATCATTTTACTCGTAGACAAAATGACTATTATGTCTATTTCGATATGCGTGAGCAACAGCTTGAAATTATTGAACGTGTTCTCCCGAAAATAACGGCATTACCTGTTATAGTACAAGAGGCGGAAATTGTGGCAGACTTTGTCCAAGACCTTGGGGAGCATGTCCATTCTGGAAATACGGCAGGTCGTTATAGGGAAAAATTAGAGTTAGCGAAAAGAGATTTTGCGAAACTACCTTTACCAACAAACCATCAAGAGTTTATTGCGCAAGCAGCGCTTTATCAATTCATTGAAGAAATGGATCGGTATTTAGAAATAAAGCAATCATTTAAGGGTTTAAAGGTAGAAAGAAAGCGCCCACAGTAG
- a CDS encoding BrxA/BrxB family bacilliredoxin — protein sequence MNMDYDLFMQEILKTARAEIEAAGYEQLRTPEAVEEAFARPGTTLVMVNSVCGCAGGIARPAAAQCVHYDKRPDHLVTVFAGQDKEATAAARYHFGEDHLPSSPSFVLLKDGQVVAEVGRYEIEGHDPMSVVTNLQANFEEYCEEL from the coding sequence ATGAATATGGATTACGATTTATTTATGCAAGAAATTTTAAAAACAGCACGTGCAGAAATTGAGGCTGCAGGATACGAGCAATTACGCACGCCTGAAGCTGTTGAAGAGGCGTTTGCTCGTCCAGGTACAACATTAGTTATGGTCAATTCAGTATGTGGCTGTGCAGGGGGCATTGCTCGTCCAGCAGCAGCGCAATGTGTGCATTACGATAAAAGACCAGATCATTTAGTTACTGTCTTTGCAGGTCAAGATAAAGAAGCGACAGCAGCTGCTCGTTATCACTTCGGTGAAGACCACTTACCATCTTCTCCATCATTTGTTCTTTTAAAAGATGGACAAGTCGTAGCAGAAGTGGGTCGCTATGAAATCGAAGGCCATGATCCAATGTCAGTAGTGACAAACTTACAAGCAAATTTTGAAGAATATTGTGAAGAGCTATAA
- the meaB gene encoding methylmalonyl Co-A mutase-associated GTPase MeaB: MDKNKGMQESALFVMGGVEASHDGMQYGVPKKFRKKKADNLNILELARDVRAGSRVQLSKAITLIESSNSAHKAQAQELLQELLPHTGNSVRIGITGVPGAGKSSFIEAFGTMLCEMGKKVAVLAIDPSSSLSGGSILGDKTRMEELVKKPNAFVRPSPSAGTLGGVHKKTRETMLVCEAAGYDVILIETVGVGQSETYVRGMVDFFLLLVLTGAGDELQGMKKGIMELADAIVVHKADGDNVRLAKKTVSEYKQILHFLQPATPGWMSTAMPVSSWEKKGLDKVWDTIGEFRQTVEANNYWSIRRQNQTRDWFQSMITDHLIDAFYGDPNRKEQVQLLERQILNGQLTVTQGVDRLFSDEQSQK, from the coding sequence ATGGACAAAAACAAAGGGATGCAGGAAAGTGCTCTATTTGTCATGGGTGGCGTGGAAGCATCTCACGACGGTATGCAGTATGGTGTACCGAAAAAATTCCGAAAGAAAAAGGCGGACAACCTTAATATACTGGAGCTTGCACGAGATGTACGTGCAGGCTCACGTGTACAGTTGTCAAAAGCCATTACGCTCATTGAAAGTTCTAATAGTGCCCATAAAGCACAGGCTCAGGAGTTATTACAGGAACTTTTACCGCATACAGGCAACAGTGTTCGTATAGGGATTACGGGAGTACCAGGGGCTGGTAAAAGCTCTTTCATTGAAGCTTTCGGAACGATGTTATGTGAGATGGGTAAAAAAGTAGCGGTCCTTGCAATAGACCCGAGTTCTTCATTATCAGGGGGCAGTATTTTAGGCGATAAAACGCGCATGGAAGAGCTGGTGAAAAAGCCGAATGCATTCGTTCGTCCATCACCGTCTGCTGGTACCCTGGGGGGTGTCCATAAGAAGACGCGCGAAACGATGCTTGTATGTGAAGCAGCGGGCTACGATGTCATTTTAATTGAGACAGTTGGTGTTGGACAGAGTGAAACATACGTCCGCGGTATGGTCGATTTCTTCCTATTGCTCGTGTTAACAGGTGCAGGAGATGAGCTTCAAGGTATGAAAAAGGGCATCATGGAATTGGCGGATGCAATTGTTGTGCATAAAGCGGATGGTGACAATGTTCGACTAGCGAAAAAAACTGTTTCCGAATACAAGCAAATATTGCATTTCCTTCAACCTGCAACACCAGGTTGGATGTCTACTGCCATGCCAGTTAGTTCGTGGGAGAAAAAGGGACTCGATAAAGTATGGGATACAATCGGTGAATTTAGGCAAACGGTAGAAGCAAATAACTATTGGTCTATCCGACGTCAAAATCAAACGAGAGATTGGTTCCAATCTATGATTACGGATCATTTAATTGATGCATTTTACGGAGACCCAAATCGCAAGGAACAAGTGCAGTTACTAGAGCGCCAAATCCTCAATGGGCAATTAACAGTAACGCAAGGTGTAGATCGTTTATTTAGCGATGAGCAATCACAGAAATAA
- a CDS encoding M20/M25/M40 family metallo-hydrolase translates to MTSRLVEEFFELVQIDSETKHEQLIAPVLIDKLTALGFTVVQDDAHTRNGHGAGNIIATLKGSLDIEPIYFTSHMDTVVPGKGIKPFLREDGYIVSDGTTILGADDKAGLAAMFEMVKRLKEQQIEHGDIEFIITAGEESGLVGAKELDPSIIRAKYGFAVDSDGKVGGIVTAAPFQAKIFAKIIGKTAHAGVAPEKGVSAITVASKCIAQMKLGRLDEETTANIGRFEGGQATNIVCDEVTILAEARSIDKTKLDAQTQHMQDTFEQVAAAMGARAEIEVKLMYPGFRVTESDKVVQVAMAAARNIDRTPQLGISGGGSDANIIAGFGIPTVNLSVGYEDIHTTNEKIPVEELEKLADLLVEIVKESAKHER, encoded by the coding sequence ATGACAAGTCGTTTAGTAGAAGAGTTTTTTGAGCTCGTACAAATCGATTCAGAAACAAAACATGAACAACTGATTGCGCCGGTATTAATCGACAAATTAACAGCACTTGGTTTTACAGTAGTGCAAGATGATGCACATACTCGAAATGGTCATGGAGCTGGCAATATTATTGCGACATTAAAAGGTTCATTAGACATTGAGCCAATCTATTTTACTTCTCATATGGATACAGTTGTACCAGGAAAGGGCATTAAACCGTTTCTACGTGAAGATGGTTATATCGTTTCTGATGGCACAACGATTTTAGGCGCAGACGATAAAGCGGGTCTAGCAGCGATGTTTGAAATGGTAAAACGCTTAAAAGAACAGCAAATCGAACATGGTGATATCGAGTTCATCATTACAGCAGGAGAAGAAAGCGGACTTGTGGGGGCGAAAGAATTGGACCCTTCAATTATTCGTGCAAAATACGGCTTTGCGGTAGATAGTGATGGCAAAGTAGGTGGAATCGTGACAGCAGCGCCATTCCAAGCGAAAATTTTTGCCAAAATCATCGGCAAAACAGCGCATGCAGGCGTTGCTCCTGAAAAAGGTGTGTCAGCGATTACAGTTGCGTCAAAATGTATTGCACAAATGAAGCTTGGGCGTTTGGACGAAGAAACAACAGCTAATATTGGTCGCTTTGAAGGCGGTCAAGCAACGAATATAGTGTGCGATGAAGTAACGATTTTAGCAGAAGCACGCTCTATTGATAAGACAAAACTTGATGCCCAAACTCAACATATGCAAGATACGTTCGAACAAGTTGCCGCTGCAATGGGTGCACGTGCAGAGATAGAAGTGAAACTAATGTATCCTGGTTTCCGTGTTACAGAGTCAGACAAAGTCGTTCAAGTAGCAATGGCAGCAGCCCGCAACATTGACCGCACGCCACAACTAGGTATATCTGGAGGCGGATCAGATGCCAATATTATTGCAGGCTTTGGTATCCCTACTGTGAACTTGTCAGTAGGCTATGAAGATATTCATACAACAAATGAAAAGATTCCTGTAGAA